The following coding sequences are from one Lolium rigidum isolate FL_2022 chromosome 6, APGP_CSIRO_Lrig_0.1, whole genome shotgun sequence window:
- the LOC124661333 gene encoding fructose-bisphosphate aldolase 3, chloroplastic-like — MAMLTAKLSCSPAATAGLGRRSGPARRAAVVRASAGSYADELVSTAKTVASPGRGILAIDESNATCGKRLASIGLDNTEVNRQAYRQLLLTTAGLGEYISGAIMFEETLYQSTTDGKTFVDCLKDQNIMPGIKVDKGLVPLPGSNNESWCQGLDGLASRCAEYYKQGARFAKWRTVVSIPCGPTALAVKEAAWGLARYAAIAQDNGLVPIVEPEILLDGDHGIERTLEVAEKVWSEVFFYLAENNVLFEGILLKPSMVTPGAEHKEKATAEAIAHNTLTMLKRRVPPAVPGIMFLSGGQSELEATMNLNAMNQSANPWHVSFSYARALQNSVLKTWQGRPENIEAAQKALLVRAKANSLAQLGSYTGEGESDESKKGMFQKGYTY, encoded by the exons ATGGCGATGTTGACGGCCAAGCTGAGCTGCTccccggccgccaccgccggcctcgGCCGCCGATCCGGACCCGCACGCCGCGCCGCGGTCGTCCGcgcctccgccggctcctacgccGACGAGCTCGTCTCCACCGCG AAAACTGTTGCTTCCCCAGGGCGTGGGATCCTAGCGATCGATGAGTCGAATGCAACGTGCGGAAAGAGATTAGCATCCATTGGTTTGGATAACACGGAAGTTAACCGCCAGGCCTACAGGCAGCTTTTACTGACCACTGCTGGTCTAGGCGAATACATTTCTGGCGCTATTATGTTTGAGGAAACACTTTACCAGTCAACCACTGATGGCAAGACATTTGTTGActgcttgaaggaccagaataTCATGCCTGGTATCAAGGTTGACAAG GGTTTGGTTCcattgcctggatccaacaatgaatcCTGGTGCCAAGGTCTTGATGGTTTGGCTTCAAGGTGTGCTGAGTACTACAAGCAGGGGGCACGTTTCGCAAAGTG GAGGACAGTTGTTAGCATCCCTTGTGGCCCCACTGCATTAGCTGTCAAGGAAGCAGCATGGGGACTTGCTCGTTATGCTGCTATTGCACAG GACAATGGTCTAGTGCCAATTGTGGAGCCAGAGATCCTTCTTGATGGTGACCATGGCATCGAGAGAACTCTTGAGGTGGCAGAGAAAGTGTGGTCCGAGGTATTCTTCTACCTGGCTGAGAACAATGTTCTGTTCGAGGGTATCTTGCTGAAGCCCAGCATGGTTACACCTGGAGCTGAACACAAGGAGAAGGCTACTGCTGAAGCCATTGCGCATAACACCCTTACAATGCTGAAGAGGAGAGTACCACCTGCTGTCCCTGGAATCATG TTCCTTTCTGGCGGACAGTCCGAACTGGAGGCAACCATGAACCTGAACGCGATGAACCAGTCTGCAAACCCATGGCATGTATCCTTCTCATACGCCCGTGCTCTCCAGAACTCGGTGCTGAAGACATGGCAGGGACGCCCAGAGAACATTGAGGCTGCGCAAAAGGCCCTGCTGGTCCGTGCCAAGGCCAACTCGTTGGCGCAGCTTGGTAGCTACACCGGCGAGGGCGAGAGCGACGAGTCCAAGAAGGGGATGTTCCAGAAGGGGTACACTTACTGA